One window from the genome of Candidatus Cloacimonadota bacterium encodes:
- the queA gene encoding tRNA preQ1(34) S-adenosylmethionine ribosyltransferase-isomerase QueA: protein MDLSFSNITLINFIEISYGGNRIVTKINYTNNNVRVHQFNQCLSASNTSAPNQLSDYDYNLPEKLIAQHPASNRVESRLMVLDRNSGEIILDYFYNILKYLDESYLMVVNETEVIPARLYGKKPTGGKAEVLLLTQISEKKWKCLVKPGIRLKVGSRIIFEDGILACQIIKHLERGERIVEFDFRGDFFSILEKIGNIPLPPYIKRQVNEADAKRYQTVFAKTKGSVAAPTAGLHFDENLLAKMHAKGIEKTSVDLKIGLDTFRPVEVENILDHKMHSELCEITGENAKAMNSAKMGGKKILAVGTTAVRTLESFSERGKIVAGEKWTDIFIYPGYEFKFVDALLTNFHLPKSTLLMLVSAFAGYDLIMKAYKKAVKEKFRFFSYGDAMLIL, encoded by the coding sequence TATAGAAATTTCTTACGGAGGTAACAGGATAGTCACAAAAATTAATTATACAAATAATAATGTCCGTGTTCATCAGTTCAATCAGTGTTTATCAGCGTCGAATACATCAGCACCGAATCAATTATCCGATTATGATTATAATTTACCTGAAAAATTGATCGCTCAACATCCTGCATCAAACAGAGTGGAGTCTCGCTTAATGGTTTTGGATAGAAATTCTGGTGAAATTATCCTTGATTATTTTTACAATATTCTGAAATATTTGGATGAATCCTATTTGATGGTTGTAAATGAAACTGAAGTTATTCCCGCTCGTTTATATGGGAAAAAACCTACCGGTGGGAAAGCAGAAGTTCTATTACTAACTCAAATTTCAGAGAAAAAGTGGAAATGTTTGGTAAAACCCGGGATAAGGCTTAAAGTAGGGAGCCGAATAATTTTTGAAGATGGAATTTTAGCATGCCAAATAATCAAACACTTGGAGCGAGGTGAGCGAATAGTCGAATTTGATTTTAGGGGAGATTTTTTTTCTATTCTTGAAAAAATCGGAAATATTCCGCTTCCGCCGTATATCAAAAGGCAAGTGAATGAAGCAGATGCCAAAAGATACCAAACTGTTTTTGCAAAAACAAAAGGTTCGGTTGCAGCTCCCACTGCCGGTTTGCATTTCGATGAAAACCTGCTTGCAAAAATGCATGCCAAAGGAATAGAAAAAACATCAGTTGATCTGAAAATCGGGCTGGACACTTTTCGTCCCGTAGAAGTGGAAAATATTTTAGATCATAAAATGCATAGTGAATTATGTGAAATTACAGGCGAAAACGCCAAAGCGATGAACTCTGCCAAAATGGGCGGGAAGAAAATTCTTGCGGTGGGAACTACTGCTGTGAGGACTTTGGAAAGTTTTTCTGAAAGAGGAAAAATTGTAGCCGGTGAAAAATGGACCGATATTTTTATTTATCCCGGATATGAATTTAAGTTTGTAGATGCACTTCTAACAAATTTCCATTTACCAAAATCCACTTTGCTTATGCTTGTTTCTGCTTTTGCCGGTTATGATTTGATTATGAAGGCTTATAAAAAAGCAGTGAAAGAAAAGTTTCGATTTTTTAGTTACGGGGATGCAATGCTTATTTTGTAG